The Vicinamibacterales bacterium region CGGCCGGAGTACCCGGCGTCGGGTTGGTGTTGGTTGGGGCTGTCGGGTTGCTCTTCTGCTCGAACGAGCACGCCGTCGCCAGCATGGCCATGGCCGCCAGGGTGATGAGTGCGGATACACGTCTGGTCATCACCAGAGATTATCGGCAGGGGGCGCTGGAGCTTTAGTGGGCATCCGCGCGAGGATCGTCTTCCTGCTGTCTCAAGAAACCTCAGCCGGTGCCGATTAGGCAGAGTACGGCGCATTTGCGCGGTCCGACGTTTGCGAGGAGCGAGTTGTCAGCGGGACGCGGGCCGACGGCCAGCCGGACCTGGGTCGGGCGGCACGGAGTGACCGGTGAGAAAGAACCCGACGGCCAGCCCTCGCCACCATCGGCTCCGGCGGGGCGACAAGTTCCTTGCTCAGGGCCTGCTGAACCAGGCCATCTCCGAGTATTCGCACGCCGTCGAGGCCACGCCCGGGAATTGGGTCGCGGTGGGCACGCTCGCCGATCTCCTGCTGAGGGCCGGAGATATCGAACGCGCGATCGAGCAGTATCTCCGTATCGCCGACTACCTCCATTCGCACGGCGTGCTGCCGAAAGCAGCCGCTGTCTACGGGAGGATCCTCAAGCTCAGGCCGGACGTCGAGCACGCGCAGATGAGGTCGGCGGACATCTCGGTTGTCCAGGGTTCGCTCGTCGAGGCCAAGCGGCTGTTGACGGCGGTCGCGGCGAGCCGGCTGGGGCGTGGCGATCGGCACGGTGCGATCGAGATTCTCCATCGGATCGGCGAGTTGGACCCGGATGACCTGGCCGCGGGCGTTGCCGCCCCAGTCGCGGGTGGTGCGATCGGCGACACGCAGGTGGCGATCGAGCGCCTGGTTTCGCTTTCGGACCGGTTCCGCCAGCGTGGCGACCTCGCGGGGAGCCTTGGGGCGCTCGAGGAGGCCGCGAGGCTCGATGCGGAGAACACTGCCGTCGTCGGGGCGTTGGTCGCCCTGTGCATCGAGACCGGTGAACTGGACCGTGCGGTCGGGTACGCGTCCGGTTCCAGAGAATTCCGAACGATCGCCGCGGCGCTGATGGCAGCGGACCGCCCTGCGGACGCGCTCGCGGTACTCGAGCAGGCGCTCGAACGCGACCCGTCCGACGACGAGACGCGCCTCCTGATCGTCCGAGAGAGAATCCGTACCGGAGACCTCGACGGAGCCCGCGCGCGCCTGCCAGGTGATCCGAGCCAACCGGACCTTCTGCTCTGCCGGGCCGAGATCGAGCTGCTGTCCGGGAACGCCGGCGGAGTTCGCACGCTGGCGCAGCGCGTGATCGCAGCCGACCCCGCGCGTCGGGGGGAATTGATCCAGCTCGGCCTGCGTCTCGGTGAGCGCGCCGCGGACGCCGCGTTCGAGTGCGTGGATGTCGGAACCGACGCCGCGTTGGAGGAGCACAATTGGTCCGATGCCGCCTCGGCGCTCCACGAGTTCGTGGTGGCGGTACCGCCCCACGTCCCGGCGCTGATGAAGCTGGTGGAGGTGTGCGTCGATGGCCGGCTGGACGAGATGCTGCACGACACCCAGGCGCGGCTGGCGGAGGTCTACCTGCTCGCTGGCCGGGCCGGTGAGGCGCGGGTCATCGCCGAGGATCTTCTGGTGCACGAACCGTCGAAGCCGGCGAACGTCGAACGGCTTCGTCGGGCACTGACGCTGCTCGGCGAGTCGGATCCAGACGCCTGCATCGCCGAACAGCTGAACGCCGATCCGGTGTCCGCGATGTTCGGCGATCCCGGCGGGGCCGCCGTGCGGGCGCCCGCAGCGCCAGAGGCGCTCAGCGCGCCGACCGTCCGGACCGAGGACAAGGCGCCGGCCACGAGCGAGTCGAGATCGCCGCGAAAGGACACCCGCGGTGGCAAGCCGCGCCCGGGACGTGTGCCGGCCGCGACGGAACAGTACCGCGACGCGCTCGGTCTGTGCAAAGCCGGACGGACTGAGGAGGCCATCGCGGCGCTGAAGGAGGCGGTGCGATCGCCGCGTCATCGGTTCGAGTCCGCCAGGCTCCTGGCCACGATCTATTGCGAGGGCGGCAAGCTTCACGACGCGATCGAATGGTACGAGCGCGCGACCCAGGCGTCGCCTGGCCCGGAAGCCACGCACGACGTGCTCTACGACCTGGGGTGCACGCTGGTGACGGCCGGCGAGTCGGACCGGGCGCTCGCCATCTTCCTCGAATTGCAGGCGGAGGCTCCAGGCTACAGGGACGTGTCGAAGCAGCTCGAGGGCCTCTTGCGGCGTGCGAGAGGCTAGTGTCGGTCGGATTCCACAACGATGGCCGCATGGTTGCGCCGGTGGAAGGCGGACCACGGGAGGAGGAGTGGCGTGCTCGAAGTCGCTGAACGGGTGTCGGCAACCACGCAGGAACTGTTCGCGTCGATGATGGGTCTTCAGGCGAAGGAGGGCCCGTTGATCGACCTGCCCAACACTGAAGCCAGCACGGAAATCGTCGCTTTCGTGGGCCTGTCGGGAAGCTCCGCGGGCATGGTGGGCGTGTACTCCTCGAGTGCTCTCGCCTGCCACATCGCGGGAGCCCTGCTCGGCGAAGAACGCCACGAGGTGGACGACGAGGTGCGCGATGCGTTCGGTGAGGTGGCCAACATCATTGCCGGCAACGTCGCGATTGTGCTCGGCGACATGGGCGAGACCATCCAACTCTCGCTTCCCACGGTCATCGTCGGCAAATTCCTGGTGACTTCGATTCTCAACACCGTCCCGCCGCGCCGCGCGAGGAAATTCAGCGTGGACGGCGAGGATCTGTACGTCGAGCTCGCGCTTCGGCGTGGCGAGGACTGACATGGATATCCTCATCGTGGACGATTCGGTGACGACCAGGAAGGTCATCAAGCGCAGCCTGGTCAACAGCGGGATCCGAGACGACCAGATCGGCGAGGCGGGCGACGGCCTCGCTGCCCTCGAGGTGCTGCAGGCGCAGCAGGCCCCCATCCTGGTGCTGTGCGACGTGAACATGCCGAGGATGAGCGGGGAGATCCTGCTGGAGAAGGCCGCCGCTCTCCCGGAGAAGCACGTCTTCGTGATGGTGACGAGCGTCGCCACGGCCCGCAAGAAGCTCGAGCTCATGCGATTGGGCGCGCAGAAGATCGTCCCGAAACCGTTCGACCCGACAATGCTCGCCGACGTGATCGGGCCGTACCTGCGGCACGAGGTCCAATCGGCGGCGGAGCAGGCCGAGGCAGAGCCGCCGCAGACGCCCCTGCCGGACGGAGCCGCGCTGACGACGCTCGGCCTGGCTGCCCTTCAGTCGGTCCTCGAACAGATGGCGTTCACCGAGGTGATCGTCGTGAGCGACGAGCCGCCGACGACGATCCTGTTCGGCGCCAGCGTCCGGCTGGATGCCGACATGAAACGGTGGATCGTGCGCCTCGCGACTGATGCGCGTGCCGCAGGCGAACTGTCGAATCGCATCACCGGCCAGGACCCGGGCGAGGACGAGGGCCTGCGCCTCGACGCGATGAGGGAACTCGTGAACATGGTGGGCGGCGACCTCGTCAACCGGACGGTTGCACGCTTCGACGGTGCCACGCCGTCGCTGCCAACCTCGAGCGTCCTGCCGGCGGGCGCGGTCCGGCCGGGCACGATGCGCGGACTGCGCCTCGTGCCGGGTGGACACCACGTCTGGCTCGGCGTCGAACGGCTGCCCTGACACGGCCGACAGCACCTCCGCGTTCTGGGCGTCGTGGGGGTCGAGGCGAGTTGGAAATCGGACTCGTCGTGTTCGCTTTTCGCGCGAACGGCCGATAGACTACTCGGGCCGCTTTGGGAAGCCGCGCCACGGGGCGCGAGCGGGGGCTCGAGGGCGCCGCGATGAGACGGGTTGTCCGGCCCGAATACACCGCCGACTATCTGGCCTTGGCCTACGGGCTGGC contains the following coding sequences:
- a CDS encoding tetratricopeptide repeat protein; translation: MRKNPTASPRHHRLRRGDKFLAQGLLNQAISEYSHAVEATPGNWVAVGTLADLLLRAGDIERAIEQYLRIADYLHSHGVLPKAAAVYGRILKLRPDVEHAQMRSADISVVQGSLVEAKRLLTAVAASRLGRGDRHGAIEILHRIGELDPDDLAAGVAAPVAGGAIGDTQVAIERLVSLSDRFRQRGDLAGSLGALEEAARLDAENTAVVGALVALCIETGELDRAVGYASGSREFRTIAAALMAADRPADALAVLEQALERDPSDDETRLLIVRERIRTGDLDGARARLPGDPSQPDLLLCRAEIELLSGNAGGVRTLAQRVIAADPARRGELIQLGLRLGERAADAAFECVDVGTDAALEEHNWSDAASALHEFVVAVPPHVPALMKLVEVCVDGRLDEMLHDTQARLAEVYLLAGRAGEARVIAEDLLVHEPSKPANVERLRRALTLLGESDPDACIAEQLNADPVSAMFGDPGGAAVRAPAAPEALSAPTVRTEDKAPATSESRSPRKDTRGGKPRPGRVPAATEQYRDALGLCKAGRTEEAIAALKEAVRSPRHRFESARLLATIYCEGGKLHDAIEWYERATQASPGPEATHDVLYDLGCTLVTAGESDRALAIFLELQAEAPGYRDVSKQLEGLLRRARG
- a CDS encoding chemotaxis protein CheX gives rise to the protein MLEVAERVSATTQELFASMMGLQAKEGPLIDLPNTEASTEIVAFVGLSGSSAGMVGVYSSSALACHIAGALLGEERHEVDDEVRDAFGEVANIIAGNVAIVLGDMGETIQLSLPTVIVGKFLVTSILNTVPPRRARKFSVDGEDLYVELALRRGED
- a CDS encoding response regulator translates to MDILIVDDSVTTRKVIKRSLVNSGIRDDQIGEAGDGLAALEVLQAQQAPILVLCDVNMPRMSGEILLEKAAALPEKHVFVMVTSVATARKKLELMRLGAQKIVPKPFDPTMLADVIGPYLRHEVQSAAEQAEAEPPQTPLPDGAALTTLGLAALQSVLEQMAFTEVIVVSDEPPTTILFGASVRLDADMKRWIVRLATDARAAGELSNRITGQDPGEDEGLRLDAMRELVNMVGGDLVNRTVARFDGATPSLPTSSVLPAGAVRPGTMRGLRLVPGGHHVWLGVERLP